Within Candidatus Terasakiella magnetica, the genomic segment CTTCAGGCTGTCCGACAACGACGGCCTGAAACTTTTCTGGCATCAGTAATGATTTCGCCATCCGGTTTACATCTTCCAATGTAACCGCTTCTACAAGCTTGTTTCTTTGCTCCAAGAAATCTATGGGTAAACGATCCATCTGCATAGCGCTCAAGATCGCCGCAATGCTTTCACTTGAATTAAAGCGCAAGGCAAAAGAGCCTGTAAGATAGGTCTTGGCATCACGCACCTCTTCAAAGCTAACACCCTCGCGGGCAGCCTTTTGCCATTCATGGCGCACCACATCGAGTGTTTCTTTCACACGGGCATTTTGCGTGCCAGCCCCCACCATAAAGAGCTCGGTCTCCTCATAATTTGCCAGATAGCTATAGACCGAATAGACCAGCCCGCGCTTTTCACGCACCTCTTCATAAAGGCGCGATGAAAAACCACCACCGCCTAAAATATAATTCAGCACATAAGCAGCATAAAAATCAGCATCGTCACGCTTAATGCCTTTTTGAGCAAACAAAATGCTGCTTTGTGGCACGGGCTTATTCACCACATCCGTAGTCTTTTTAAACTTCAGCTTCACAGGTGGCAACTGCCAGGGTGCGGCGTGATCGGGCAGGTCTGAAAAGGTTTCATCAAGTAATGATTTGAGTTTCTCAGGCGTGATATCACCCGATACACCAATCACCAGATTATCTTTGCCTAAACGGTTTTTCGCAAAGGCCTTTAAATCAGCACGGGTCACATTTTCCATTCCCTGTACTGTCCCTTTTGAGCCGCGCGAATAAGGGTGATCACCCATCACTTCCTTATAAATCTTTAGCGCGCCAAGGGCAGCGGGGTCTTCTTCGCGTTGTTTGAGCTGGGCCAGAATTTGTGCGCGGATACGCTCCACAGGCTCGAGATCAAAGCGCGGGGTCGTTAAGGCCGCTTTAAGCATCTCCATTGAGGCATCTAAATTTTCACGCAAGGTTAAGACGCGCCCGCCAAAACTATCCATGGAAGCTTCAAAGCGCAAAGTGATGGATAAATCTTCAAGACGGGCCTGAAAGCCTTGGGAATCCCATTTTCCCGCACCTTCATCCATGGTGGAAGAGACAAGCCGTGCCAGCCCCTCTTTGCCTATTGGATCAAGGGCAGAACCACCGCGAAAAGCAAACTTAAGTGACACAATGGGATTGCGATGATCTTCAATCAACCATGCCTTTATGCCGGAAGACGAAGTCACTTCCTGAACAGGCGCCAAGGCAAAGGCGGGAAGAGATAAGAAAAGAGTAAGAGCTAAGACAATATAGCGCATCTTATTTATCTCCCATGCCGAGCAAAATACCTGTCACGGTTTTCTGGTCTGTTAAGACGGCGCGCATGGCCCGATTTACATCATCAACCGTGATGGATTTAATCATTTCCGGCCAGTTTTCAATACGCTCAAGTGATATATCAATAGCAAGCGCCCCGCCAATCACTTGGGCTGCGGTGCCCAGATTATCCCGGGCAAACACCGCTTCATTAACCAATGATTTTTGCGCTCGTGCCACTTCATCAAAGCTCACGCCTTTTTCCAACAAAAGATCG encodes:
- a CDS encoding M16 family metallopeptidase, yielding MRYIVLALTLFLSLPAFALAPVQEVTSSSGIKAWLIEDHRNPIVSLKFAFRGGSALDPIGKEGLARLVSSTMDEGAGKWDSQGFQARLEDLSITLRFEASMDSFGGRVLTLRENLDASMEMLKAALTTPRFDLEPVERIRAQILAQLKQREEDPAALGALKIYKEVMGDHPYSRGSKGTVQGMENVTRADLKAFAKNRLGKDNLVIGVSGDITPEKLKSLLDETFSDLPDHAAPWQLPPVKLKFKKTTDVVNKPVPQSSILFAQKGIKRDDADFYAAYVLNYILGGGGFSSRLYEEVREKRGLVYSVYSYLANYEETELFMVGAGTQNARVKETLDVVRHEWQKAAREGVSFEEVRDAKTYLTGSFALRFNSSESIAAILSAMQMDRLPIDFLEQRNKLVEAVTLEDVNRMAKSLLMPEKFQAVVVGQPEGL